From Hymenobacter sediminicola:
CAAGACGGCGGCAGGGTATTCGGTTGAATGCGGCAAGTTACCGACGAAAATCAACGACAGCTCTACCTCCTTCCCTTCTCCTCCCGCCACCGCGCATGATTCTTCCCCTCGCCCCCACCGATCTGCTGCCCAAAGTCATTATGGGTGTCGACCCCGGCACGCAGATAATGGGCTATGCCGTGATTGAGGTGCAAGGCCAGCGCGTGCGCATGCTCCAGTACGACGTTATTGATATGCGCAAGCTGGGCACCAATCATGCCCTCAAGCTCAAGAAGATATTTGAGCGAATGACCGAGCTGATTGACGAGTTTCTGCCCGATGAGCTGGCCATTGAAGCGCCGTTTTTTGGGGTGAACGTGCAGAGTATGCTCAAGCTAGGCCGGGCACAGGGCGTGGCTATTGCCGCTTGCCTCGCCCGCCAGATTCCGTACGTGGAATACGCGCCGACCAAGGTAAAACAGTCGGTAACGGGCTCCGGCAACGCCACCAAGGAACAGGTGGCCCACATGCTACGCCAGACCCTGAAACTGCCACCCCTGGAAGAAGCGCCCAAATTTCTGGATGCCACCGATGCGCTGGCCGTGGCCATGTGCCACCATTACCAGAAGGGCAACAACGTAAAAGCCGGCGGCAAAAGCTGGGGCAAGTTTCTGGCCGATAACCCCGGCAAGCTCGCCGCCACCACGACGGTCAAGAAGGCGCCGGCCCGCAAAAAACCCGCGGCCTGA
This genomic window contains:
- the ruvC gene encoding crossover junction endodeoxyribonuclease RuvC yields the protein MILPLAPTDLLPKVIMGVDPGTQIMGYAVIEVQGQRVRMLQYDVIDMRKLGTNHALKLKKIFERMTELIDEFLPDELAIEAPFFGVNVQSMLKLGRAQGVAIAACLARQIPYVEYAPTKVKQSVTGSGNATKEQVAHMLRQTLKLPPLEEAPKFLDATDALAVAMCHHYQKGNNVKAGGKSWGKFLADNPGKLAATTTVKKAPARKKPAA